From the genome of Acidimicrobiia bacterium, one region includes:
- a CDS encoding MDR family MFS transporter, which produces MDGVTVSAADSRQAPAQALPKRQVMIIFSGLVLGMLLAAIDQTIVATALPTIVGDLGGLDQLSWVVTAYLLAQTIATPLFGKLGDLYGRKTLFQIGIGLFVVGSILAGLSTTMIQLIACRALQGFGAGGLIIVAQAIIADVVSPRERGRYQGFFGAVFGAASVIGPLVGGFLTDHLSWRWIFFVNVPLGIVALLVTAFVLPPSRRRSEVRIDWVGSALLAAGISTLVLLTSWAGGKYAWGSPIIIGLGIVTVVLGIAFLLVERGAPEPAMPLRLFRIRTVALSSAVLFIVGVCMFGAVTYLPTFLQIANGVSASNAGLLLVPLMFGVLGSSILAGQIISHTGRYRVFPIFGMAIATLGMYLMSTLGVGSTRFESGAYMAILGVGIGMVMQILVLATQNEAPIEDLGVATSTVGFFRAVGGSIGVAAFGALFTSRLTALLGAKADLHITPEVVRGLAPSARATTALAFAEAITRVFAFAVPLLLLGFVLACFIKETSLRTSSGDVRRAAVLEVDFAEDALIAMADPSLAVESVETVGNGQEEPARNPKGASP; this is translated from the coding sequence ATGGATGGCGTCACCGTCTCGGCCGCAGACTCACGTCAAGCCCCGGCTCAGGCCCTGCCCAAGCGGCAGGTGATGATCATCTTCAGCGGCCTGGTCCTGGGCATGCTGCTGGCCGCGATCGACCAGACGATCGTGGCCACTGCGCTCCCCACGATCGTGGGCGACCTGGGCGGCCTCGACCAGCTCTCGTGGGTGGTCACCGCCTATCTGCTCGCGCAGACCATTGCCACGCCGCTCTTCGGCAAGCTCGGCGACCTCTACGGGCGCAAGACCCTCTTCCAGATCGGCATCGGCCTGTTCGTCGTGGGCAGCATCCTCGCGGGCCTGTCCACCACGATGATCCAGCTCATCGCCTGCCGCGCGCTGCAGGGGTTCGGTGCCGGAGGGCTCATCATCGTGGCCCAGGCGATCATCGCCGACGTTGTGAGCCCGCGCGAGCGCGGCCGCTACCAGGGTTTCTTCGGAGCAGTGTTCGGCGCTGCGAGCGTCATCGGGCCGCTGGTCGGCGGGTTCCTCACCGACCACCTCTCGTGGCGCTGGATCTTCTTCGTGAACGTGCCCCTCGGCATCGTGGCGTTGCTGGTGACGGCCTTCGTCCTTCCACCGAGCCGCCGCCGCTCCGAGGTCCGCATCGATTGGGTGGGGAGCGCGCTGCTGGCTGCCGGGATCTCGACCCTCGTGCTCCTCACGTCGTGGGCCGGCGGGAAGTACGCGTGGGGTTCGCCCATCATCATCGGACTCGGCATCGTCACTGTCGTGCTCGGCATCGCGTTCCTCCTCGTCGAACGAGGCGCGCCCGAGCCTGCCATGCCGCTCCGCCTGTTCCGGATCCGCACCGTCGCGCTCTCGTCTGCGGTCCTCTTCATCGTCGGCGTCTGCATGTTCGGCGCGGTCACCTACCTGCCTACGTTCTTGCAGATCGCCAACGGCGTGTCGGCAAGCAACGCGGGGCTCCTCCTCGTGCCGCTGATGTTCGGAGTGCTCGGTTCGTCGATCCTCGCGGGGCAGATCATCAGCCACACCGGTCGATACCGGGTCTTCCCGATTTTCGGCATGGCGATCGCGACCTTGGGCATGTACCTGATGTCGACGCTCGGAGTGGGCAGCACGCGCTTCGAGTCGGGCGCCTACATGGCGATCCTCGGAGTCGGCATCGGCATGGTGATGCAGATCCTCGTGCTCGCCACGCAGAATGAAGCGCCGATCGAGGACCTCGGTGTCGCCACGTCGACGGTCGGTTTCTTCCGGGCGGTCGGCGGGTCGATCGGGGTCGCGGCATTCGGCGCGCTGTTCACCAGCCGGCTCACGGCATTGCTCGGAGCCAAGGCGGACCTGCACATCACGCCCGAGGTCGTGCGCGGGTTGGCGCCCTCGGCGCGCGCGACGACCGCGCTGGCCTTCGCCGAAGCCATCACGCGCGTGTTCGCATTTGCGGTGCCGCTGCTGTTGCTCGGGTTTGTGCTCGCGTGCTTCATCAAGGAGACGTCGCTCCGTACGTCCTCGGGAGACGTTCGTCGCGCTGCGGTCCTCGAAGTGGACTTTGCGGAGGACGCGCTCATCGCGATGGCCGACCCGTCCCTCGCGGTGGAGAGCGTGGAGACTGTCGGCAACGGCCAGGAGGAGCCGGCGCGCAACCCCAAGGGAGCATCACCGTGA
- a CDS encoding TetR family transcriptional regulator: MTQGLRERKKAETRDALASAALRLADELGPDRVTIDNIATAAGVSPRTFFNYFASKEDAIVGSSESSTARVVDALVARPAREAPIDALRAAVHASADHLQADPDDWLIRHRLVGRYPALGVRYAARLAAVEHELVLEIARRTKLDADVDTYPAVMVSAALAASRVALTVWQERDRRGSLPALFDEVFDQLASGFTLVSRRSARRGRAVTVPKR, from the coding sequence GTGACCCAGGGACTGCGCGAGCGGAAGAAGGCAGAGACGCGCGACGCGCTCGCGTCGGCCGCGCTGCGTCTCGCCGACGAGCTGGGCCCCGATCGGGTCACGATCGACAACATCGCGACCGCGGCCGGTGTGTCGCCCCGCACGTTCTTCAATTACTTCGCGTCCAAGGAAGATGCGATCGTCGGCAGCAGCGAATCGAGCACCGCGCGTGTCGTGGACGCGCTCGTGGCTCGGCCGGCGCGGGAAGCTCCGATCGACGCGCTGCGGGCCGCGGTCCACGCGAGCGCCGATCACCTGCAGGCCGATCCCGACGACTGGCTGATCCGGCACCGCCTGGTCGGCCGGTATCCCGCGCTCGGGGTCCGCTATGCGGCGCGTTTGGCCGCGGTCGAACACGAGCTGGTGCTCGAGATCGCGCGCCGGACCAAACTCGACGCCGACGTCGATACGTATCCCGCGGTGATGGTCAGCGCCGCGCTGGCTGCGTCCCGGGTGGCCCTCACCGTGTGGCAGGAGCGTGACCGCAGGGGGTCGCTGCCCGCGCTGTTCGACGAGGTCTTCGACCAGCTCGCATCCGGGTTCACCCTTGTGTCCCGCCGCAGCGCCCGCCGCGGCCGCGCGGTCACTGTGCCCAAGCGCTGA
- a CDS encoding helix-turn-helix domain-containing protein, whose product MDDWRERVRDLRVDASARSVLELLPSHPVVSAALVAQLLGISTRAARTALDVLTTRRVTEPFDVKPSRPGRPPQWWLARELVETVSAWAQ is encoded by the coding sequence ATGGACGACTGGCGTGAACGCGTCCGTGATCTGCGCGTCGATGCGAGTGCCCGTTCCGTACTCGAGCTCCTGCCGTCGCATCCGGTCGTGAGCGCTGCGCTCGTCGCGCAGCTCTTGGGTATATCGACGCGTGCCGCGCGGACTGCACTCGACGTGCTCACGACTCGGCGTGTCACCGAGCCATTCGACGTCAAGCCGTCGCGACCCGGCCGTCCACCTCAATGGTGGCTCGCGCGCGAGCTCGTCGAAACCGTCAGCGCTTGGGCACAGTGA
- the argC gene encoding N-acetyl-gamma-glutamyl-phosphate reductase, whose product MAYRAAVVGGSGYLGAELLRLLAGHPAIEVVQVTADANVGAGVGELFPSLLGAYPSLVYAPLVAGDLAGLDVVFLALPHGRSQSIAGALVDTVGHVVDLGADFRLPQPDYEEWYGETHTAPELLDQFAFGLPELYRTEIGAARHVAAPGCYPTTALLALAPLLHDGLIEPSGIVVDAVSGVSGAGRGAKVTSLFSEVNENVTAYGLLTHRHTAEMEMALTHVAHQSVQVLFTPHLVPMTRGLLATCYARPTVDHLSTAELLGRYRAFYDGEPFVVVTDESPATKATLSSNTAHVTVRYDPRTNTVLALGALDNLVKGGSGQAVQCANLLLGLPETTALPSTGLMP is encoded by the coding sequence ATGGCGTATCGAGCCGCGGTGGTCGGGGGGTCGGGGTACTTGGGCGCGGAGCTGCTGCGCCTGCTGGCGGGGCACCCGGCGATCGAGGTCGTGCAGGTCACGGCCGACGCGAACGTGGGTGCCGGTGTCGGCGAGCTGTTTCCGTCGCTCCTTGGGGCCTATCCGTCACTCGTGTACGCGCCGCTGGTGGCGGGCGACCTCGCGGGCCTCGACGTCGTGTTCCTCGCGCTCCCGCACGGACGGTCGCAGTCGATCGCCGGCGCGCTGGTCGACACCGTCGGCCACGTCGTCGATCTCGGCGCCGACTTCCGCCTTCCACAGCCCGACTACGAGGAGTGGTACGGCGAGACCCACACCGCGCCCGAGCTGCTCGACCAGTTCGCCTTCGGGCTTCCCGAGCTCTACCGCACCGAGATCGGCGCGGCCCGTCACGTCGCCGCGCCGGGCTGCTATCCCACGACCGCGTTGCTCGCGCTCGCGCCGCTGTTGCACGACGGGCTGATCGAACCGTCGGGCATCGTCGTCGACGCCGTATCCGGCGTGTCGGGTGCGGGCCGCGGCGCCAAGGTCACGAGCCTGTTCTCGGAGGTCAACGAGAACGTCACCGCGTACGGGTTGCTCACGCATCGCCACACCGCGGAGATGGAGATGGCGCTCACGCACGTCGCACACCAGTCGGTGCAGGTGCTGTTCACACCGCATCTCGTGCCGATGACGCGGGGACTCCTGGCCACGTGTTACGCGCGCCCCACAGTCGACCACCTCAGCACCGCGGAGCTGCTCGGGCGCTACCGCGCCTTCTACGACGGCGAACCGTTCGTCGTGGTCACCGACGAGTCGCCGGCAACCAAGGCAACGCTCAGCTCGAACACCGCGCACGTGACCGTGCGCTACGACCCTCGCACGAACACGGTGCTCGCGCTCGGCGCGCTCGACAACCTCGTGAAGGGCGGGTCGGGCCAGGCGGTCCAGTGCGCCAACCTGCTGCTCGGCCTTCCGGAAACGACTGCCCTCCCGAGCACGGGGTTGATGCCATGA
- the argJ gene encoding bifunctional glutamate N-acetyltransferase/amino-acid acetyltransferase ArgJ: MSITAASGFAAGGLASGIKPSGAPDLAIVATADHAAVPATGVFTSNLVAAAPVQISRTHLHDGRAAAVVLNSGNANAATGEAGRRDALRMAELTAESLGCAPRDVLVCSTGLIGIPMPMEPIEAGIPKLATALTADAAGGAAAAEAILTTDTVRKETVQQVELAHGVVATIGGMAKGAAMLSPAMATMLAVLTTDAAVDPSTLRTMLASAVTNSFNSLVVDDCTSTNDTVLLLASGALGNPPITRSGRAYEAFADALAAACADLARQMAADAEGATKLATIVVRGARSAAEARTAARAVARSQLVQCSLYGNDPYWGRVLSELGASGARFDPERVDISYQGVEVCHDGIAAPHDSAALAELMAGKDISIECDLRAGTGDATVTFTDLTHAYVDENMGTS; this comes from the coding sequence ATGAGCATCACTGCGGCGTCCGGGTTCGCCGCGGGTGGGCTCGCGAGCGGGATCAAGCCGTCAGGCGCGCCCGACCTCGCGATCGTCGCCACCGCCGACCATGCAGCGGTGCCTGCCACGGGCGTGTTCACGTCCAACCTCGTCGCCGCCGCGCCGGTGCAGATCAGCCGTACCCATCTGCACGACGGTCGCGCCGCCGCGGTCGTGCTCAACTCCGGCAACGCAAACGCGGCAACCGGCGAAGCGGGAAGGCGAGACGCGCTTCGCATGGCGGAGCTCACCGCCGAGTCGCTCGGCTGCGCGCCGCGTGACGTGCTCGTGTGCTCGACCGGCCTCATCGGGATCCCGATGCCGATGGAACCGATCGAGGCGGGGATCCCGAAGCTCGCGACCGCGCTCACTGCCGATGCCGCGGGTGGCGCCGCCGCTGCCGAGGCCATCCTCACCACCGATACCGTGCGCAAGGAGACCGTCCAGCAGGTCGAGCTCGCCCACGGCGTGGTTGCCACGATCGGCGGCATGGCGAAGGGTGCGGCGATGCTCTCGCCGGCGATGGCCACGATGCTGGCCGTGCTCACCACGGACGCCGCCGTCGACCCGAGCACGCTGCGCACGATGCTCGCGAGCGCCGTAACCAACTCGTTCAACAGCCTCGTCGTCGACGACTGCACCAGTACCAACGACACCGTGCTATTGCTCGCGAGCGGCGCGCTCGGCAACCCGCCGATCACTCGATCCGGCCGCGCCTACGAAGCGTTCGCCGATGCGCTCGCGGCCGCGTGCGCCGATCTCGCGCGCCAGATGGCGGCGGACGCGGAGGGCGCCACGAAGCTCGCGACCATCGTCGTGCGCGGCGCCCGTTCCGCGGCCGAGGCGCGTACCGCGGCGCGGGCGGTGGCCCGTAGCCAGCTCGTGCAGTGCTCGCTGTACGGCAACGATCCCTACTGGGGCCGGGTGTTGTCCGAGCTCGGAGCGAGCGGCGCCCGCTTCGACCCCGAGCGCGTCGACATCTCGTATCAAGGCGTCGAGGTGTGTCATGACGGCATTGCCGCGCCGCACGACTCGGCGGCACTCGCCGAACTGATGGCGGGCAAGGACATTTCGATCGAGTGCGACCTCCGCGCCGGCACCGGCGACGCCACCGTGACCTTCACCGACCTGACCCACGCGTATGTGGACGAGAACATGGGGACCTCCTGA
- the argB gene encoding acetylglutamate kinase yields MDAKEKAAILAEALPYIQEFSGTTVVVKYGGHAMEDPALADLFAQDVVLMRYVGMNPVVVHGGGPQITELMQRLGKEPQFVDGLRITDAETVDIVRMALVGKVNREIVASVNRHGSYAVGLSGEDAGLIMVSMRDERLGFVGDVSSIDPSIVVRLLNEDLIPVIATIGVDETGQAYNINADTVAGAIAEALDAEKLVYLTDVAGLYADYPDESTLISGIDVAGLGLLEAEGKVSEGMIPKVRSCVDALNNGVRRAHILDGRVPHALLLEFFTREGIGTMIERELK; encoded by the coding sequence ATGGACGCCAAGGAGAAGGCGGCGATCCTGGCGGAGGCGTTGCCGTACATCCAGGAGTTCTCCGGCACGACCGTCGTGGTGAAGTACGGCGGCCACGCCATGGAAGACCCCGCGCTCGCCGATCTGTTCGCTCAGGACGTCGTGCTCATGCGCTACGTCGGTATGAACCCCGTCGTCGTCCACGGCGGCGGTCCCCAGATCACCGAACTGATGCAGCGCCTCGGGAAGGAACCCCAGTTCGTCGACGGGCTGCGGATCACCGACGCCGAGACCGTCGACATCGTGCGCATGGCACTGGTTGGCAAGGTCAACCGCGAGATCGTCGCTTCGGTCAATCGCCACGGCTCGTACGCGGTCGGGCTCTCGGGTGAGGACGCCGGCCTCATCATGGTGTCGATGCGCGACGAACGCCTCGGATTCGTGGGCGACGTGTCGAGCATCGACCCGTCGATCGTGGTGCGGCTGCTGAACGAGGACCTGATCCCGGTGATCGCCACGATCGGCGTCGACGAGACCGGTCAGGCTTACAACATCAACGCCGACACCGTTGCCGGTGCCATCGCCGAGGCTCTCGACGCGGAGAAGCTCGTCTACCTCACCGACGTCGCCGGCCTCTACGCCGACTACCCCGACGAGTCCACACTCATCTCCGGCATTGACGTTGCGGGGCTCGGGTTGCTGGAGGCCGAGGGCAAGGTTTCGGAGGGGATGATCCCGAAGGTCCGGTCGTGTGTCGACGCGCTCAACAACGGTGTGCGGCGCGCCCACATCCTCGACGGCCGCGTGCCGCACGCGCTCCTCCTCGAGTTCTTCACCCGTGAGGGAATCGGCACCATGATCGAACGGGAGTTGAAATGA